One window from the genome of Gemmatimonadaceae bacterium encodes:
- a CDS encoding type II toxin-antitoxin system RelE/ParE family toxin, which produces MSLELRWTEHAVNQLGAIAEYIGLASPVYAEQVVERIVVRLRQAQEFPESGPRVPEAPNVELRELIESPYRVIYRATSSAIVVIAIVHGRQDLLRHL; this is translated from the coding sequence GTGAGCCTCGAGCTCCGCTGGACGGAGCACGCCGTCAATCAACTTGGCGCCATTGCTGAATACATCGGCCTCGCATCGCCCGTCTACGCTGAGCAGGTCGTCGAGCGAATCGTGGTCCGCCTGCGCCAAGCACAAGAGTTTCCCGAGTCCGGACCGCGCGTGCCCGAGGCCCCGAACGTTGAGCTCCGCGAGCTGATCGAATCGCCCTATCGCGTCATCTATCGCGCGACATCCTCCGCCATCGTGGTCATCGCGATCGTGCACGGGCGTCAAGATTTGCTCCGGCACCTGTAG